In the genome of Neofelis nebulosa isolate mNeoNeb1 chromosome 8, mNeoNeb1.pri, whole genome shotgun sequence, one region contains:
- the KRT84 gene encoding keratin, type II cuticular Hb4 isoform X2: MSCRSYRVSSGRRMGNFSSCSAVTPQNLNRFRASSVSCRSGPGFRGLGSFGSRSVITFGSCSPRMAAGGLGYGFGGPGFGYRVGGVGVPAAPSITAVTVNQSLLTPLNLEIDPNAQRVKKDEKEQIKTLNNKFASFIDKVRFLEQQNKLLETKWNFLQEQKCARSNLEPLFENYITNLRRQLDIVNSDRARFEAERNHMQDVLEGFKKKYEEEVGFRANAENEFVALKKDVDTSFLNKSDLEANADTLTQEIDFLKALYMAEIQLLQSHISETSVIVKMDNSRDLNFDGIIDEIKEQYEEVARRSRADAEAWYQNKYKEMRVTAGQHCDNLRNTRDEINELTRLIQRLKAEIEHSKAQRAKLEAAVAEAEQQGEAALNDAKCKLADLEGALQQAKQDMARQLREYQELMNVKLGLDIEIATYRRLLEGEEIRICEGVGPVNISVSSSRGAVVCGPEPLVASSTLSRGGVTFSGSSSIRSSNACGSSLGGTRIITAGGDLLNVGSRGGSVLTGEACVPSVPCPLPTEGGFSSCSGGRGSRSSSIRFVSTTTSRRTKY, from the exons ATGTCTTGCCGCTCCTACAGAGTCAGCTCTGGTCGCCGCATGGGCAACTTCAGCTCTTGCTCAGCAGTGACCCCCCAGAACCTGAACCGCTTCCGGGCCAGCTCTGTCTCCTGCAGGAGTGGGCCCGGCTTCCGGGGTCTTGGCAGCTTTGGTAGTCGGAGTGTCATCACTTTTGGATCGTGCTCACCCCGGATGGCAGCAG GTGGCCTTGGTTATGGCTTTGGCGGCCCTGGCTTTGGCTACAGAGTTGGAGGAGTTGGAGTCCCAGCAGCCCCATCTATCACAGCAGTGACTGTTAACCAGAGCCTGTTGACCCCCCTCAACCTGGAGATTGATCCCAATGCCCAGAGGGTgaagaaggatgagaaggagcaAATCAAGACCCTTAACAACAAATTTGCCTCCTTCATTGACAAG GTGCGGTTCCTGGAACAGCAGAATAAGCTCCTAGAGACCAAGTGGAATTTCCTCCAAGAGCAGAAATGTGCCAGGAGCAACCTGGAGCCCCTCTTTGAGAACTATATCACCAACCTGCGGAGGCAGCTGGACATAGTGAACAGTGACCGGGCCCGGTTCGAGGCTGAGAGAAACCACATGCAGGATGTCCTAGAGGGTTTCAAGAAGAA GTACGAAGAGGAGGTAGGATTCCGGGCCAATGCTGAGAATGAGTTTGTGGCTCTGAAGAAG GATGTGGATACATCTTTCTTAAATAAGTCTGATCTAGAGGCCAACGCAGATACCCTAACTCAGGAAATTGACTTTCTCAAAGCCTTATACATGGCG GAAATCCAATTGCTGCAGTCACACATCTCGGAGACATCGGTCATCGTGAAGATGGACAACAGCCGGGACCTGAACTTTGATGGAATCATCGACGAAATCAAGGAGCAGTATGAAGAGGTTGCCAGGCGCAGTCGGGCTGATGCTGAAGCGTGGTACCAGAACAAG TACAAGGAGATGCGGGTGACAGCCGGCCAGCACTGTGACAACCTGCGCAACACACGGGATGAAATCAATGAGCTGACCCGCCTGATCCAGAGACTGAAGGCAGAGATTGAGCACTCCAAGGCTCAG CGGGCCAAGCTGGAGGCCGCGGTGGCCGAGGCAGAGCAGCAGGGCGAGGCGGCCCTCAATGATGCCAAGTGCAAGCTGGCGGATCTGGAGGGCGCCCTGCAGCAGGCCAAGCAGGACATGGCCCGGCAGCTGCGAGAGTATCAAGAACTGATGAACGTCAAGCTGGGCCTGGACATCGAGATTGCCACCTACAGGCGCCTGCTGGAGGGCGAGGAGATCCG GATCTGCGAAGGTGTTGGACCAGTAAACATAT CCGTGAGCAGCTCCCGGGGTGCCGTGGTGTGTGGGCCTGAACCCCTGGTCGCCAGCTCCACCCTCTCCCGCGGTGGGGTCACTTTCTCGGGCAGCAGCAGCATCCGGTCCAGCAATGCCTGTGGCTCCAGCCTGGGTGGGACCCGGATCATCACGGCTGGGGGGGACCTGCTGAATGTGGGCTCCCGGGGTGGCTCCGTGCTCACGGGCGAGGCCTGCGTCCCCAGCGTCCCCTGCCCGCTGCCTACCGAAGGGGGCTTCAGCAGCTGCAGTGGGGGCCGTGGCAGCCGCAGCTCCAGCATCCGCTTCGTGTCCACCACCACCTCCCGCCGGACCAAGTACTGA
- the KRT84 gene encoding keratin, type II cuticular Hb4 isoform X1, whose amino-acid sequence MSCRSYRVSSGRRMGNFSSCSAVTPQNLNRFRASSVSCRSGPGFRGLGSFGSRSVITFGSCSPRMAAVCPRPIHCGVGFGAGSGMAFGFGDGSGAGLGFGASGCVGLGFGAHSGLGYGFGGPGFGYRVGGVGVPAAPSITAVTVNQSLLTPLNLEIDPNAQRVKKDEKEQIKTLNNKFASFIDKVRFLEQQNKLLETKWNFLQEQKCARSNLEPLFENYITNLRRQLDIVNSDRARFEAERNHMQDVLEGFKKKYEEEVGFRANAENEFVALKKDVDTSFLNKSDLEANADTLTQEIDFLKALYMAEIQLLQSHISETSVIVKMDNSRDLNFDGIIDEIKEQYEEVARRSRADAEAWYQNKYKEMRVTAGQHCDNLRNTRDEINELTRLIQRLKAEIEHSKAQRAKLEAAVAEAEQQGEAALNDAKCKLADLEGALQQAKQDMARQLREYQELMNVKLGLDIEIATYRRLLEGEEIRICEGVGPVNISVSSSRGAVVCGPEPLVASSTLSRGGVTFSGSSSIRSSNACGSSLGGTRIITAGGDLLNVGSRGGSVLTGEACVPSVPCPLPTEGGFSSCSGGRGSRSSSIRFVSTTTSRRTKY is encoded by the exons ATGTCTTGCCGCTCCTACAGAGTCAGCTCTGGTCGCCGCATGGGCAACTTCAGCTCTTGCTCAGCAGTGACCCCCCAGAACCTGAACCGCTTCCGGGCCAGCTCTGTCTCCTGCAGGAGTGGGCCCGGCTTCCGGGGTCTTGGCAGCTTTGGTAGTCGGAGTGTCATCACTTTTGGATCGTGCTCACCCCGGATGGCAGCAGTATGCCCTCGTCCCATCCACTGTGGAGTTGGCTTTGGTGCTGGCAGTGGGATGGCCTTTGGCTTTGGTGATGGGAGTGGTGCTGGTCTGGGCTTTGGGGCCAGCGGTTGTGTTGGTCTGGGATTTGGAGCCCACAGTGGCCTTGGTTATGGCTTTGGCGGCCCTGGCTTTGGCTACAGAGTTGGAGGAGTTGGAGTCCCAGCAGCCCCATCTATCACAGCAGTGACTGTTAACCAGAGCCTGTTGACCCCCCTCAACCTGGAGATTGATCCCAATGCCCAGAGGGTgaagaaggatgagaaggagcaAATCAAGACCCTTAACAACAAATTTGCCTCCTTCATTGACAAG GTGCGGTTCCTGGAACAGCAGAATAAGCTCCTAGAGACCAAGTGGAATTTCCTCCAAGAGCAGAAATGTGCCAGGAGCAACCTGGAGCCCCTCTTTGAGAACTATATCACCAACCTGCGGAGGCAGCTGGACATAGTGAACAGTGACCGGGCCCGGTTCGAGGCTGAGAGAAACCACATGCAGGATGTCCTAGAGGGTTTCAAGAAGAA GTACGAAGAGGAGGTAGGATTCCGGGCCAATGCTGAGAATGAGTTTGTGGCTCTGAAGAAG GATGTGGATACATCTTTCTTAAATAAGTCTGATCTAGAGGCCAACGCAGATACCCTAACTCAGGAAATTGACTTTCTCAAAGCCTTATACATGGCG GAAATCCAATTGCTGCAGTCACACATCTCGGAGACATCGGTCATCGTGAAGATGGACAACAGCCGGGACCTGAACTTTGATGGAATCATCGACGAAATCAAGGAGCAGTATGAAGAGGTTGCCAGGCGCAGTCGGGCTGATGCTGAAGCGTGGTACCAGAACAAG TACAAGGAGATGCGGGTGACAGCCGGCCAGCACTGTGACAACCTGCGCAACACACGGGATGAAATCAATGAGCTGACCCGCCTGATCCAGAGACTGAAGGCAGAGATTGAGCACTCCAAGGCTCAG CGGGCCAAGCTGGAGGCCGCGGTGGCCGAGGCAGAGCAGCAGGGCGAGGCGGCCCTCAATGATGCCAAGTGCAAGCTGGCGGATCTGGAGGGCGCCCTGCAGCAGGCCAAGCAGGACATGGCCCGGCAGCTGCGAGAGTATCAAGAACTGATGAACGTCAAGCTGGGCCTGGACATCGAGATTGCCACCTACAGGCGCCTGCTGGAGGGCGAGGAGATCCG GATCTGCGAAGGTGTTGGACCAGTAAACATAT CCGTGAGCAGCTCCCGGGGTGCCGTGGTGTGTGGGCCTGAACCCCTGGTCGCCAGCTCCACCCTCTCCCGCGGTGGGGTCACTTTCTCGGGCAGCAGCAGCATCCGGTCCAGCAATGCCTGTGGCTCCAGCCTGGGTGGGACCCGGATCATCACGGCTGGGGGGGACCTGCTGAATGTGGGCTCCCGGGGTGGCTCCGTGCTCACGGGCGAGGCCTGCGTCCCCAGCGTCCCCTGCCCGCTGCCTACCGAAGGGGGCTTCAGCAGCTGCAGTGGGGGCCGTGGCAGCCGCAGCTCCAGCATCCGCTTCGTGTCCACCACCACCTCCCGCCGGACCAAGTACTGA
- the LOC131519557 gene encoding keratin, type II cuticular Hb5: MSCRSYRINSGCGVTRTFSSCSAVAPKTGNRCCISAAPYRGVSCYRGLTGFGSRSLSNLGSCGPRMAVGGFRAGSCGRTFGYRSGGVCGPSPPCITTVSVNESLLTPLNLEIDPNAQCVKHEEKEQIKCLNNRFAAFIDKVRFLEQQNKLLETKWQFYQNQRCCESNMEPLFNGYIETLRREAECVEADSGRLASELNHVQEVLEGYKKKYEEEVALRATAENEFVVLKKDVDCAYLRKSDLEANVEALVEESSFLKRLYDEELQVLHAHISDTSVIVKMDNSRDLNMDCVVAEIKAQYDDIASRSRAEAESWYRSKCEEMKATVIRHGETLRRTKEEMNELNRMIQRLTAEIENAKCQRAKLEAAVAEAEQQGEAALSDARCKLAELEAALQKAKQDMACLLKEYQEVMNSKLGLDIEIATYRRLLEGEEHRLCEGVGSVNVCVSSSRGGVSCGGLTCSTTPGRQIASGPVATGGSITVMAPDSCAPCQPRSASFSCGSSRSVRFA; encoded by the exons ATGTCCTGCCGCTCCTACCGGATCAACTCAGGATGTGGGGTCACCAGGACCTTCAGCTCCTGCTCGGCTGTGGCCCCCAAAACTGGCAACCGCTGCTGCATCAGCGCAGCACCCTACCGAGGGGTGTCCTGCTACCGGGGGCTGACGGGCTTCGGCAGCCGCAGCCTCTCCAACCTGGGCTCCTGTGGGCCCCGCATGGCTGTGGGCGGCTTCCGCGCCGGCTCCTGCGGCCGCACCTTCGGCTACCGCTCTGGCGGCGTGTGCGGGCCCAGCCCGCCCTGCATCACCACCGTGTCGGTCAACGAGAGCCTCCTCACGCCCCTCAACCTGGAGATCGACCCCAATGCGCAGTGCGTGAAGCACGAGGAGAAGGAGCAGATCAAGTGTCTCAACAACCGGTTCGCTGCCTTCATCGACAAG GTGCGCTTCCTGGAGCAGCAGAACAAGCTTCTGGAGACCAAGTGGCAGTTCTACCAGAACCAGCGCTGCTGTGAGAGCAACATGGAGCCCCTGTTCAATGGCTACATCGAGACGCTGAGGCGGGAGGCCGAGTGCGTGGAGGCCGACAGCGGGAGGCTGGCCTCGGAGCTCAACCACGTGCAGGAGGTGCTGGAGGGCTACAAGAAGAA GTATGAAGAGGAGGTGGCTCTGAGAGCCACGGCAGAGAACGAGTTCGTGGTTCTGAAGAAG GATGTGGACTGCGCCTACCTGCGGAAATCAGACCTGGAGGCCAATGTGGAGGCGTTGGTGGAGGAGTCTAGCTTCCTGAAGCGCCTCTACGATGAG GAGCTCCAGGTTCTCCATGCCCACATCTCAGACACCTCGGTCATCGTCAAGATGGACAACAGCCGGGACCTGAACATGGACTGCGTTGTGGCCGAGATCAAGGCTCAGTATGATGACATCGCCAGCCGCAGCCGGGCTGAGGCCGAGTCCTGGTACCGCAgcaag TGCGAGGAGATGAAGGCCACGGTGATCCGGCACGGGGAGACCCTGCGCCGCACCAAGGAGGAGATGAACGAGCTGAACCGCATGATCCAGAGGCTGACAGCTGAGATCGAGAATGCCAAGTGTCAG CGGGCCAAGCTGGAGGCCGCCGTGGCCGAGGCAGAGCAGCAGGGCGAGGCGGCCCTGAGCGACGCCCGCTGCAAGCTGGCCGAGCTGGAGGCCGCCCTGCAGAAGGCCAAGCAGGACATGGCCTGCCTGCTCAAGGAGTACCAGGAGGTGATGAACTCCAAGCTGGGCCTGGACATCGAGATCGCCACCTACAGGCGGCTGCTGGAGGGCGAGGAGCACAG GCTGTGTGAAGGTGTGGGCTCCGTGAATGTCT GCGTCAGCAGCTCCCGTGGCGGAGTCTCCTGCGGGGGCCTCACATGCAGCACCACCCCGGGGCGCCAGATTGCCTCTGGCCCCGTGGCCACCGGAGGCAGCATCACGGTGATGGCGCCCGACTCCTGTGCCCCCTGCCAGCCCCGCTCCGCCAGCTTCAGCTGCGGGAGCAGCCGGTCTGTCCGCTTTGCGTAG